The genomic region GAGCAACTGCTTCTTCAGGTGCTCCCGTCCTCCCTGGGCAGACAATTCAGGCATGCTGCGCTTCGAGAGGCCGGCGATGAGAAGATCCCGAAGCTCGGGCATCCTCTTCTTCACCTCTTTCTCGACCCGGGAGTTCTCGCACTCAAGACCCGGGGAGACCTTGAGATAACGGGGGCCTTCCGGCTCATTCAGGGTAACCACGAGGTCATCCATCATCAGGATGCTCCCTCGTGCCTCAGAACTCCCGAAAAGACGGGGATCCCGACCCTGGGCCGGCAGAATCAGGAATTGTGCCACGGCAAGAGCTGCGAGAATCTGAAGGACAAGGATCAGGGCCATCCAGGAGACACGGGCCTTTCCGCTTATCTTCTGATCGCTCGACTCACTTGTTTTGCTTGAAGTTACAGCTTTCTTCTCAAGCATATTCTACCTCCACTTGTCGCTTTCAGCTCCCGGATTCCGCATCCGGTGCCACCAGGTCCAGAAAGATCTCCACTCGACGATTCTTTTGTCTCCCGGAAGCTGAATCGTTTTTGACCACCGGTCGCCACTCTCCGAGGCCTGCCGCACTCATCCTCCGCGGATCAACTCCCCGTTCCTCAAAGAAACGGACGATAGCCGAAGCCCGAGCCGCCGACA from Candidatus Krumholzibacteriia bacterium harbors:
- a CDS encoding flagellar basal body-associated FliL family protein → MLEKKAVTSSKTSESSDQKISGKARVSWMALILVLQILAALAVAQFLILPAQGRDPRLFGSSEARGSILMMDDLVVTLNEPEGPRYLKVSPGLECENSRVEKEVKKRMPELRDLLIAGLSKRSMPELSAQGGREHLKKQLLEEFNGTLRSGELLNIYFSDFVMQ